In the genome of Raphanus sativus cultivar WK10039 chromosome 4, ASM80110v3, whole genome shotgun sequence, one region contains:
- the LOC108855186 gene encoding uncharacterized protein LOC108855186 yields the protein MIDGEDEAVTTSCNKESPIPDTDKFVYQILNGPNEQCQENFRMDKTVFYKLCHVLQTRGLLRHTNRIKIEEQLAIFLFVIGHNLRTRAVQDLFGYSGETISRHFNNVLNAVTSISASFFRSSDVDDHQSDPCFKDCVGVVDCIHMPVMVGVDEQGPFRNSDNGLLTQNVLVACSFDLRFRYVLAGWEGSASDQQVLNAALTRPNNLQVPLGKYYIVDSKYENLPGFIAPYRGVSTSNKEEPKGMFNERHKVLHRAIDRAFGALKERFPILLSAPPYPLQTQVKLVIAACALHNYVRLEKPDDFVFRMFEEEEQEEALLAETTETEEGRGMTLEEEEEENQGHEHGSFRPEEVEDSLRLRDEITSHLWNHYVQTF from the exons ATGATCGACGGCGAAGATGAAGCAGTTACCACCAGTTGTAACAAAGAATCTCCAATTCCAGACACCGACAAGTTCGTATACCAAATCCTCAACGGCCCAAACGAGCAATGCCAGGAGAATTTCCGGATGGACAAAACCGTCTTCTACAAGCTCTGCCACGTCCTCCAAACCAGAGGCCTCCTACGCCACACCAACCGAATCAAGATCGAGGAGCAGCTCGCCATCTTCCTCTTCGTCATCGGCCACAACCTCCGCACCCGAGCCGTCCAAGACCTCTTCGGATACTCCGGCGAAACCATCAGCCGCCACTTCAACAACGTCTTGAACGCCGTCACGTCCATCTCCGCGAGTTTCTTTCGATCGTCCGATGTCGATGATCATCAATCCGATCCTTGCTTCAAGGACTGCGTCGGAGTCGTTGATTGCATTCACATGCCTGTGATGGTCGGCGTCGACGAGCAGGGTCCTTTCCGCAACAGCGATAACGGACTGCTTACGCAGAACGTGCTCGTCGCTTGTTCCTTTGATCTCAGGTTCCGTTACGTGTTAGCTGGTTGGGAAGGCTCAGCTTCTGATCAGCAAGTTCTCAATGCTGCTTTGACTCGACCTAACAACCTACAAGTCCCTCTAG GAAAGTACTACATTGTGGACAGTAAGTACGAGAATCTTCCAGGATTTATAGCGCCGTATCGTGGTGTTTCAACCAGCAACAAAGAAGAGCCCAAGGGGATGTTCAACGAGCGGCACAAGGTGTTGCATCGAGCGATTGACAGAGCTTTTGGAGCCTTGAAAGAACGGTTCCCGATCTTGCTATCGGCTCCTCCGTATCCTCTTCAAACACAAGTGAAGCTGGTGATTGCGGCTTGTGCGTTGCACAACTATGTGCGCTTGGAGAAGCCTGATGATTTTGTGTTTAGGatgtttgaagaagaagaacaagaagaagcatTATTGGCGGAAACAACAGAAACAGAAGAAGGTAGAGGAATGAcattggaggaggaggaggaggagaatcaGGGACATGAGCATGGCTCGTTTAGACCAGAAGAAGTGGAAGATAGTTTAAGGTTAAGAGATGAGATCACATCTCATCTCTGGAACCATTATGTCCAAACCTTCTAA
- the LOC108849329 gene encoding protein ABIL4 isoform X1: MECVKESCSNSTWISLTYSIIFLLFSLSLYSLSLIKIGTQMESSTSSAIVLHQSSNHDELFMQQTLQFSQTLKDLKNLRKQLYSAAEYFETSYGKEEHKETVIETLKEYAAKAVVNTVDHLGSVSDKFNSFLSDNSAHFSTTRLRLSSLEQRMKLCREYMGKSGTSQHCFRIQSPHHHKRYFFPQHGRGSSLAAGDDSHRFKSAVRSTILENHSNTASKTNKTGSFSFLHNNISNITPSSKITQSPLRFPLMRSGSLLKRSSSPSQPRILGLPEPQRAISMSTSREIVEIKQKSSLRKGKKSLMLKALMSMSSKSRN; this comes from the exons ATGGAATGTGTTAAAGAGTCTTGCAGTAACTCCACTTGGATCTCTCTTACTTACTCCATCATCTTCttactcttttctctctctctctactctctctctctcattaaAATAGGAACACAAATGGAGAGCTCTACATCTTCAGCTATCGTTCTTCATCAGTCTTCCAATCATGACGAACTCTTCATGCAGCAGACTCTTCaattctcacaaactctcaag GATTTAAAGAACTTGCGGAAACAGTTATACTCTGCTGCTGAGTACTTCGAAACATCTTATGGCAaagaagaacacaaagaaac GGTGATAGAGACGTTGAAAGAGTATGCAGCCAAGGCAGTAGTGAACACAGTGGATCATCTTGGTTCTGTCTCTGATAAATTCAACTCTTTTCTCTCTGATAACTCAGCCCATTTCTCCACCACTCGTCTTCGTTTATCTTCTCTCGAACAA aggATGAAACTATGCAGAGAGTACATGGGGAAGAGTGGGACTTCTCAGCATTGTTTTCGTATTCAATCTCCTCACCATCATAAGCGTTACTTCTTCCCTC AACATGGAAGAGGCTCAAGTTTGGCTGCAGGAGATGACTCACATCGGTTCAAGAGTG CTGTTCGATCAACAATACTAGAAAACCACTCCAATACTGCAAGTAAAACTAACAAGACAGGAAGCTTCTCCTTCTTACACAACAATATCAGCAACATAACACCAAGTA GTAAAATAACACAATCTCCTCTGAGATTTCCTCTCATGCGTTCAGGATCTCTACTGAAACGTTCAAGCTCCCCAAGCCAGCCAAGAATACTG GGGTTGCCGGAACCACAAAGAGCGATATCTATGTCGACAAGTAGAGAGATAGTGGAGATAAAGCAAAAATCTTCACTGAGAAAGGGGAAGAAGAGTCTGATGCTCAAGGCATTGATGAGTATGAGCAGCAAGTCCAGAAACTAA
- the LOC108849329 gene encoding protein ABIL4 isoform X2 yields MECVKESCSNSTWISLTYSIIFLLFSLSLYSLSLIKIGTQMESSTSSAIVLHQSSNHDELFMQQTLQFSQTLKDLKNLRKQLYSAAEYFETSYGKEEHKETVIETLKEYAAKAVVNTVDHLGSVSDKFNSFLSDNSAHFSTTRLRLSSLEQRMKLCREYMGKSGTSQHCFRIQSPHHHKRYFFPQHGRGSSLAAGDDSHRFKSAVRSTILENHSNTASKTNKTGSFSFLHNNISNITPSKITQSPLRFPLMRSGSLLKRSSSPSQPRILGLPEPQRAISMSTSREIVEIKQKSSLRKGKKSLMLKALMSMSSKSRN; encoded by the exons ATGGAATGTGTTAAAGAGTCTTGCAGTAACTCCACTTGGATCTCTCTTACTTACTCCATCATCTTCttactcttttctctctctctctactctctctctctcattaaAATAGGAACACAAATGGAGAGCTCTACATCTTCAGCTATCGTTCTTCATCAGTCTTCCAATCATGACGAACTCTTCATGCAGCAGACTCTTCaattctcacaaactctcaag GATTTAAAGAACTTGCGGAAACAGTTATACTCTGCTGCTGAGTACTTCGAAACATCTTATGGCAaagaagaacacaaagaaac GGTGATAGAGACGTTGAAAGAGTATGCAGCCAAGGCAGTAGTGAACACAGTGGATCATCTTGGTTCTGTCTCTGATAAATTCAACTCTTTTCTCTCTGATAACTCAGCCCATTTCTCCACCACTCGTCTTCGTTTATCTTCTCTCGAACAA aggATGAAACTATGCAGAGAGTACATGGGGAAGAGTGGGACTTCTCAGCATTGTTTTCGTATTCAATCTCCTCACCATCATAAGCGTTACTTCTTCCCTC AACATGGAAGAGGCTCAAGTTTGGCTGCAGGAGATGACTCACATCGGTTCAAGAGTG CTGTTCGATCAACAATACTAGAAAACCACTCCAATACTGCAAGTAAAACTAACAAGACAGGAAGCTTCTCCTTCTTACACAACAATATCAGCAACATAACACCAA GTAAAATAACACAATCTCCTCTGAGATTTCCTCTCATGCGTTCAGGATCTCTACTGAAACGTTCAAGCTCCCCAAGCCAGCCAAGAATACTG GGGTTGCCGGAACCACAAAGAGCGATATCTATGTCGACAAGTAGAGAGATAGTGGAGATAAAGCAAAAATCTTCACTGAGAAAGGGGAAGAAGAGTCTGATGCTCAAGGCATTGATGAGTATGAGCAGCAAGTCCAGAAACTAA
- the LOC108855137 gene encoding B2 protein has product MDNNNNQFWQFSDQLRVQTPHNLANLSLNDSIWSTKRTYDDRRNFDIPTSDKQNPIEYHNNSNNNKASSDINTNWNNWKHSTPNGFGPVGSKSTSTNTNVNFNHSPFNDTWKFNSDDFNGGFNKGIYSSPSPSPAQPKSYGFNSKNKGMIVEEDHHHQIRGGAKKNNRKNHNHQKNNNKKEDNDGSVDKRFKTLPPAEALPRNETIGGYVFVCNNDTMEENLKRQLFGLPPRYRDSVRAITPGLPLFLYNYSTHQLHGIYEAASFGGTNIELSAFEDKKCPGESRFPAQVRAVTRKVCLPLEEDSFRPILHHYDGPKFRLELSVPEVLSLLDVFAEQNP; this is encoded by the coding sequence ATGGATAATAACAATAATCAGTTTTGGCAGTTCAGCGACCAATTAAGAGTCCAGACGCCTCACAATCTGGCGAATCTGTCTCTAAACGACTCCATCTGGAGCACCAAGCGCACCTACGACGACCGTAGAAACTTCGACATCCCCACCTCCGACAAACAAAACCCCATCGAGTAtcacaacaacagcaacaacaacaaggcTTCTTCCGACatcaacaccaactggaacaaCTGGAAGCACTCCACCCCCAACGGTTTCGGACCCGTCGGCTCAAAATCGACATCCACCAACACCAACGTCAATTTCAACCACAGCCCTTTCAACGACACGTGGAAATTCAACTCCGACGACTTCAACGGCGGTTTCAACAAAGGCATctattcttctccttctccttcccCCGCGCAGCCCAAGAGCTATGGCTTCAACTCGAAGAACAAAGGGATGATCGTCGAagaagatcatcatcatcagatcCGAGGAGGAGCGAAGAAGAACAACAGGAAGAATCATAATCATCagaagaacaacaacaagaaaGAAGACAACGATGGTTCGGTGGACAAGAGGTTCAAAACTCTCCCTCCCGCGGAGGCTCTCCCGAGGAACGAGACCATCGGCGGTTACGTCTTCGTCTGCAACAACGACACCATGGAGGAGAATCTCAAGCGCCAGCTCTTCGGTTTGCCTCCGAGATACAGGGACTCGGTCAGAGCCATCACTCCGGGACTTCCTCTCTTCCTCTACAACTACTCCACTCACCAGCTCCACGGTATCTACGAGGCCGCGAGCTTCGGTGGAACCAACATCGAGCTCAGCGCTTTCGAAGACAAGAAATGTCCTGGAGAATCGAGGTTCCCTGCTCAGGTGAGGGCTGTGACGAGGAAGGTGTGTTTGCCGCTGGAGGAAGACTCTTTCAGGCCCATTCTGCATCACTACGACGGCCCTAAGTTCCGCCTCGAACTCAGCGTCCCTGAGGTGCTTTCTCTTTTGGACGTTTTTGCTGAGCAGAACCCTTAG
- the LOC108851864 gene encoding uncharacterized protein LOC108851864, with translation MASSIYSISQARCFIANNDSHKSNPWLYQSSLSSNGIIFSSKHPRPLSSSPASVVDTDEDDNSLNFSGCRGCGKEVKENGCNGDGRIQGGIATVPGFGWWPIKAYRPCPGFVEAGGRYRRIGQSMDEVAFGRGDSKSTT, from the exons atggcgaGTTCTATTTATTCAATCTCTCAAGCGCGATGTTTCATCGCTAACAATGATAGTCACAAATCAAACCCATGGCTTTATCAATCATCGCTGAGCTCCAACGgtattatattttcttcaaaGCATCCTCGTCCACTATCTTCTTCCCCTGCTTCCGTCGTAGACACTGATGAAGACGACAACAGCCTGAACTTCAG TGGTTGCAGAGGGTGCGGGAAGGAGGTGAAAGAGAATGGTTGCAACGGCGACGGGCGGATTCAAGGAGGCATTGCTACTGTCCCTGGCTTCGGTTGGTGGCCCATTAAGGCATACCGGCCTTGTCCGGGGTTTGTGGAGGCCGGAGGTAGATATCGCCGCATAGGGCAGAGCATGGACGAGGTTGCCTTTGGTCGTGGTGACTCTAAATCCACCACTTGA
- the LOC108855139 gene encoding phragmoplastin DRP1A: MENLISLVNKIQRACTALGDHGDSSALPTLWDSLPSIAVVGGQSSGKSSVLESIVGKDFLPRGSGIVTRRPLVLQLQKIDDGAREYAEFLHLPRKKFSDFAAVRKEIQDETDRETGRSKAISSVPIHLSIYSPNVVNLTLIDLPGLTKVAVEGQSENIVKDIENMVRSYIEKPNCIILAISPANQDLATSDAIKISREVDPSGERTFGVLTKIDLMDKGTDAVEILEGKSFKLKYPWVGVVNRSQADINKNVDMIAARRREREYFSNTTEYRHLAPRMGSEHLAKMLSKHLERVIKSRIPGIQSLINKTVLELESELSRLGKPIAADAGGKLYSIMEICRLFDQIFKDHLDGVRAGGEKVYNVFDNQLPAALKRLQFDKQLAMDNIRKLVTEADGYQPHLIAPEQGYRRLIESSIVSIRGPAEASVDTVHAILKDLVHKSVNETVELKQYPALRVEVTNAAIESLDKMREGSKKATLQLVDMECSYLTVDFFRKLPQDAEKGGNPTHSIFDRYNDSYLRRIGSNVLSYVNMVCAGLRNSIPKSIVYCQVREAKRSLLDHFFAELGTMDMKRLSSLLNEDPAVMERRSAISKRLELYRAAQSEIDAVAWSR, translated from the exons ATGGAGAATCTGATATCTCTGGTTAACAAGATACAGAGAGCTTGCACGGCTCTAGGAGACCATGGAGACTCTAGCGCCCTACCTACTCTCTGGGATTCCTTGCCTTCCATCGCCGTCGTCGGTGGTCAG AGCTCTGGGAAGTCTTCAGTTCTGGAGAGCATAGTGGGAAAGGACTTTTTACCCCGTGGATCTG GTATCGTTACACGAAGGCCCCTTGTCTTGCAGTTGCAAAAGATTGATGATGGAGCTCGTGAGTATGCTGAGTTCCTTCACCTCCCGAGGAAAAAGTTCAGTGATTTTG CTGCTGTGAGGAAGGAGATTCAAGATGAGACTGACAGGGAGACCGGACGCAGCAAGGCCATTTCTAGTGTACCCATTCACCTTAGCATCTACTCTCCCAATG TTGTCAACTTGACACTGATTGATCTTCCAGGTCTTACAAAAGTTGCTGTTG AGGGACAATCCGAAAATATAGTGAAGGACATTGAAAACATGGTCCGGTCTTACATTGAAAAG CCCAACTGCATTATTTTGGCAATTTCACCTGCAAACCAAGATCTGGCTACCTCAGACGCAATTAAAATTTCCCGAGAAGTTGATCCATCAG GGGAGAGAACATTTGGTGTCTTGACAAAGATCGATCTTATGGACAAGGGGACTGATGCAGTGGAA ATTTTGGAAGGGAAatcttttaaactcaaataTCCATGGGTTGGAGTTGTCAACCGCTCCCAAGCAGATATTAACAAGAATGTTGACATGATTGCGGCTCGAAGAAGAGAGAGGGAGTACTTTTCCAATACTACAGAGTATAGGCACCTTGCACCTAGAATGGGTTCCGAGCATTTAGCAAAGATGCTCTCCAAG CATCTAGAACGTGTGATCAAGTCAAGAATTCCAGGCATCCAGTCGCTTATTAACAAAACAGTGTTAGAGCTGGAATCTGAACTTAGTCGCCTTGGAAAGCCTATTGCAGCTGATGCTGGG GGGAAGTTGTATTCAATAATGGAGATATGTCGGCTCTTCGATCAAATATTCAAGGACCATCTCGATGGAGT GCGTGCTGGTGGTGAAAAGGTGTATAACGTGTTTGATAACCAGCTTCCGGCCGCTCTGAAGAGACTTCAGTTCGACAAGCAGCTAGCAATGGACAACATCCGCAAGCTGGTCACTGAGGCTGATGGTTACCAGCCTCACTTGATTGCCCCTGAGCAAGGTTACCGTCGTCTCATTGAGTCTTCTATTGTGTCCATCCGAGGCCCTGCTGAAGCATCTGTTGACACT GTTCATGCGATATTGAAGGATCTGGTTCACAAGTCTGTGAATGAGACGGTG GAATTAAAGCAATACCCAGCTCTGAGAGTGGAGGTAACAAACGCGGCCATAGAGTCGTTGGACAAAATGCGAGAGGGAAGTAAGAAAGCAACACTGCAGCTGGTGGATATGGAGTGCAGTTACCTCACTGTTGATTTCTTCAGGAAGCTTCCCCAAGATGCTGAGAAGGGTGGTAACCCCACGCACTCCATTTTCGACCGTTACAATGATTCCTATCTCAGAAGAATCG GATCCAATGTTCTGTCTTATGTGAACATGGTATGTGCTGGACTGCGGAATTCAATCCCCAAGTCCATCGTCTACTGCCAAGTCCGAGAAGCCAAGCGCAGCCTCCTCGACCACTTCTTTGCCGAGCTCGGTACCATGGAC ATGAAGAGGCTCTCGTCGCTTTTGAACGAAGATCCAGCGGTGATGGAGAGACGCAGCGCCATATCTAAGCGGCTGGAGTTGTACCGAGCTGCCCAGTCGGAGATCGACGCTGTCGCTTGGTCCAGGTGA